A portion of the Methanobrevibacter sp. genome contains these proteins:
- a CDS encoding protein translocase SEC61 complex subunit gamma encodes MNVQEDFNKFIKDSKRVLKVAKKPDGKEYRELAKIAALGVAVIGVVGYFIVLLGSLIGL; translated from the coding sequence ATGAATGTTCAAGAAGATTTTAACAAATTTATCAAAGACAGTAAAAGAGTATTAAAAGTAGCTAAAAAACCAGATGGTAAAGAATACCGTGAATTAGCTAAAATTGCAGCATTAGGTGTTGCAGTTATTGGTGTTGTTGGTTATTTCATTGTTTTATTAGGCTCTTTAATAGGTTTATAA
- the ftsZ gene encoding cell division protein FtsZ, with product MKFIDDAIKESEQRMEEKAPEKLSSDIDDELIKMMEGAQTSIFVVGAGGAGNNTISRLNEMGIEGATTIAVNTDAQDLFYSQSTKKILLGRKTSKGLGAGGEPSVGEECAEESEDEIRDELEGADMVFVTCGLGGGTGTGSAPIISKLSKKLGALTVAVATMPFSAEGIKRRENAEQGLEKLQESADTVIVIPNDKLLEVAPNLPLNKAFMVSDEILGRAVKGITELITKKGLVSLDFADIRSIMGGSGMAMIGMGESDTGDRALESVHEALSSPLLDIDISNATGALVNISGSSDLTLHEAEKIVQVVADKLDPEANIIWGTQIDESLQNTVRTTVVVSGIKTNQDSDNNSDIEYAEDNSENKSADDQLDDFIDGVF from the coding sequence GTGAAATTTATAGACGATGCAATCAAAGAATCCGAACAAAGAATGGAAGAAAAAGCACCTGAAAAACTTTCCTCTGATATTGATGATGAACTTATTAAGATGATGGAAGGTGCTCAAACTAGTATTTTTGTTGTTGGTGCTGGAGGAGCAGGAAACAACACTATTTCAAGATTAAATGAAATGGGTATCGAAGGTGCAACCACAATTGCAGTAAATACTGATGCTCAAGATTTATTTTACAGTCAATCTACTAAAAAGATTCTTTTAGGTAGAAAAACTTCTAAAGGATTAGGAGCAGGTGGAGAACCATCTGTTGGTGAAGAATGTGCTGAAGAAAGTGAAGATGAAATTAGAGATGAATTGGAAGGCGCAGACATGGTATTTGTCACCTGCGGTCTTGGTGGAGGAACTGGAACTGGTTCAGCACCAATTATCTCCAAACTTTCTAAAAAATTAGGTGCATTAACCGTTGCTGTAGCTACTATGCCATTTTCAGCAGAAGGTATCAAAAGAAGAGAAAATGCTGAACAAGGTTTAGAAAAACTTCAAGAATCTGCTGATACTGTTATCGTAATCCCAAATGATAAATTATTAGAAGTGGCACCTAACTTACCTTTAAACAAAGCATTTATGGTATCTGATGAAATTTTAGGTAGGGCTGTTAAAGGTATCACTGAATTAATTACCAAAAAAGGTCTTGTAAGTTTAGACTTTGCTGATATTAGAAGCATCATGGGTGGATCTGGAATGGCTATGATTGGTATGGGTGAATCCGATACTGGTGACAGAGCTTTAGAATCTGTACATGAAGCATTAAGCAGCCCATTATTAGATATTGATATTTCAAATGCTACTGGTGCATTAGTTAATATATCTGGTAGTTCTGACTTAACATTACATGAAGCAGAAAAAATCGTTCAAGTTGTTGCTGATAAATTAGATCCTGAAGCTAACATTATTTGGGGTACTCAAATTGATGAAAGTCTCCAAAATACTGTTAGAACCACTGTGGTTGTTTCAGGTATTAAAACTAACCAAGATTCTGATAACAATTCTGATATTGAATATGCAGAAGACAATTCAGAAAATAAATCAGCTGACGATCAATTAGATGATTTCATTGATGGAGTCTTCTAA
- a CDS encoding coenzyme F420-0:L-glutamate ligase, protein MTSDDELKNIKHVIQGDYIVIPIETGYIKPNDDLNVIIEPAQKLMKDDDYLVIAETPISVAQGRLVDESKYSPSITAKFLTTVWSKYLWGYILGPALGIKQRTIKNLRKLPKETYAHKEVILQLYGLKHALKPASEAGVDLSNAPGTYVSLLPDNPEQVAKDLKNKIGKEVCVMIIDTDATYMKNGKYFTGLPIAIDGIDADNGFFGYVKGQLSENMGSTPLGCSEKMDVETALRIANIAEDYQKSLSTEMKTIHSVKEVLGTEFDEVTINDLDSITHTPAVIIRKK, encoded by the coding sequence ATGACAAGTGATGATGAATTAAAAAATATAAAACATGTTATTCAAGGAGATTACATTGTAATTCCTATTGAAACAGGTTATATCAAACCAAATGATGATTTAAATGTAATTATTGAGCCTGCTCAAAAATTAATGAAAGATGATGATTATTTAGTAATAGCTGAAACCCCAATTTCAGTTGCACAAGGCAGATTAGTTGATGAATCAAAATATTCCCCCTCAATTACCGCTAAATTTTTAACAACAGTATGGAGCAAATATCTTTGGGGATATATTTTAGGCCCTGCATTAGGCATTAAACAGAGAACAATCAAGAATTTGAGAAAATTACCCAAGGAAACCTATGCTCATAAAGAAGTTATATTGCAGTTATATGGTTTAAAACATGCATTGAAACCCGCTTCTGAGGCAGGAGTTGATTTGAGTAATGCTCCCGGAACTTATGTTTCTCTACTTCCGGATAATCCCGAACAAGTTGCAAAAGACTTGAAAAACAAAATTGGGAAAGAAGTTTGTGTAATGATTATTGATACTGATGCAACATACATGAAAAATGGAAAATATTTCACAGGTCTTCCAATTGCAATTGATGGTATCGATGCAGACAATGGATTTTTTGGATATGTTAAAGGACAGTTATCTGAAAATATGGGATCCACCCCATTGGGTTGCAGTGAAAAAATGGATGTTGAAACTGCACTTAGGATAGCAAATATTGCTGAAGATTATCAAAAATCACTTTCAACAGAAATGAAAACAATCCATAGTGTTAAAGAAGTATTAGGTACTGAATTTGACGAAGTAACTATAAATGACCTTGATTCAATTACTCACACCCCTGCAGTAATTATTAGAAAAAAATAA
- a CDS encoding polysaccharide biosynthesis protein: MSVLITDSFLMHPESLIIGNEILISIILAIVILQIVFRLTKRYANIIRYETNQDYIMYILLSVISLLVVSLIEEIIGMKNPSIKFNLTSGIIIGIITIAYRLVIRYALLSDIANKGINYTPENQEKLLIIGGGYSANNIIKTLQTSLKGKYDIIGIIDDNKKRMGYSVAGVKIIGNRKDIQKICEKEEIDTIFFTIVNIDNKNKKEILEICNKTAAKVKALPDLREIISSENLYGSLRDIEIEDLLGRDPVELDNNNIKSLINNKVVLVTGGGGSIGSELCRQIMLQNPKLLLMLDIYENSLYDIELELKDKHPNVEVKAIIANIRDKERMFELFEEYSPEVVFHAAAHKHVPLMENNPTEAIKNNIFGTYNLVNACDKYHTKRFILISTDKAVNPTNIMGATKRVCEMIIQAKDKESETEFVAVRFGNVLGSNGSVVPLFKKQIEAGGPVTVTHKDITRFFMTIPEAVALVLQSITYAKGGEIFVLNMGEPVKIYDLAKSLIELSGLTLGKDIDITFTGLRPGEKLYEEILMDEENLEGTGHEKIFITEPMHFTMDDIEEKLDAFREIINNEITDNKIIKETMKKCVPTYKEPQEVNGE; encoded by the coding sequence ATGTCAGTTCTAATTACAGATTCATTTTTAATGCATCCGGAAAGTCTAATAATTGGTAATGAAATCTTAATTAGTATCATACTCGCAATAGTCATTTTGCAAATCGTTTTCAGATTAACAAAAAGATATGCCAACATTATTCGTTATGAAACCAACCAAGACTATATTATGTACATCCTTCTTTCAGTTATATCTTTACTTGTAGTTTCTTTAATCGAAGAGATAATCGGTATGAAAAACCCATCAATTAAGTTCAATTTAACAAGCGGAATTATCATAGGTATCATAACCATTGCATACCGTTTAGTAATAAGATATGCATTATTGTCAGACATTGCAAATAAGGGAATCAATTACACTCCAGAAAATCAGGAAAAATTGTTAATCATTGGTGGAGGATATTCCGCAAACAACATTATTAAAACATTACAAACCTCATTAAAAGGAAAATACGATATTATTGGTATCATCGATGATAATAAAAAACGTATGGGTTATTCAGTTGCTGGAGTAAAAATTATTGGTAATAGAAAAGATATCCAGAAAATCTGTGAAAAAGAAGAAATTGATACAATATTCTTCACAATAGTAAACATAGATAATAAAAATAAGAAAGAGATTTTAGAAATCTGTAATAAAACAGCAGCAAAAGTAAAAGCATTGCCTGATTTAAGAGAAATCATATCTTCTGAAAACTTATATGGTAGTTTAAGAGACATTGAAATTGAAGATTTACTTGGAAGAGACCCTGTAGAACTTGATAACAATAATATTAAAAGCTTAATTAATAATAAAGTTGTTTTAGTAACTGGTGGAGGTGGATCCATCGGTTCAGAGCTCTGTAGACAAATAATGCTTCAAAATCCAAAACTATTATTAATGTTAGACATATATGAAAATAGTTTATATGATATTGAACTAGAACTTAAGGACAAACATCCCAATGTAGAAGTCAAAGCAATTATTGCAAACATTAGAGACAAAGAAAGAATGTTTGAACTATTTGAAGAATATTCTCCAGAAGTTGTTTTCCATGCAGCAGCCCATAAACATGTTCCTTTAATGGAAAATAATCCAACTGAAGCAATTAAAAATAACATATTTGGAACTTACAATCTCGTAAATGCATGTGACAAATATCACACAAAACGTTTTATTTTAATTTCAACAGACAAGGCAGTCAATCCAACAAATATCATGGGCGCTACCAAAAGAGTTTGCGAAATGATTATACAAGCTAAAGATAAAGAAAGTGAAACCGAATTTGTTGCAGTCCGTTTTGGAAATGTCTTAGGAAGTAATGGATCAGTTGTACCATTATTTAAAAAACAAATTGAAGCAGGAGGTCCTGTTACCGTAACCCATAAAGATATAACAAGATTCTTCATGACAATACCTGAAGCAGTAGCATTAGTATTACAATCAATCACCTATGCAAAAGGTGGAGAAATATTTGTATTGAATATGGGCGAACCTGTTAAAATTTATGATTTGGCTAAAAGTTTAATTGAATTATCAGGATTGACTCTTGGAAAAGACATTGACATTACATTCACAGGTTTAAGACCTGGAGAAAAGTTATATGAAGAAATTTTAATGGATGAAGAAAACCTTGAAGGAACTGGACATGAAAAAATATTCATCACAGAACCTATGCATTTCACAATGGATGATATTGAAGAAAAATTAGATGCATTTAGAGAAATTATCAATAATGAAATTACAGACAACAAAATCATTAAAGAAACAATGAAAAAATGTGTTCCTACTTACAAAGAACCTCAAGAAGTTAACGGAGAGTAA